The genomic region GCTTCGTACTCCTGAGCTGAGATTAGTGCTTTATCTAGCGTTTTGTGGTGTTGTAATCGcagagcctgttgcatttcgATATCATGCAGTCCATCTATGAAAGCCTGTATACCGATTTGTTCCAGAAAATCTCTTGGTGCCTGAGGATATGCCAAATGTAATAATCTTTTAATATCAGCTTCAAATTCTTGTAGGCTCTCGTTATGTTTTTGATACCGAACTTTAAGCTGACTTTGAAAAACCTGCTTCAGATGTTGTTGGCCATATCTTGTTTCTAAAGCTTGAACAAGTGAGTCATAACTAGGTGAATCCTGAGGAAGAAATTGAAGGACGGTTGCTGCCTGACCTCGAAGCGACACCACCAAGGAAGCTGCCATTTCTCTTTCAGTCCAGCCATTTGCTTTAGCTGCAGCTTCAAATTGGAAACGATAAGTTTCCCACGCTGTTTGGCCATCAAACGTgggtggttttaaaattttgctacTTCTAATTATGCCTGGATCAACGATGGAAGAGGAAAGGGCTGTTTGTTCGGATTCGACATTAGTAACTGAAACAATATGAGATAAAGAAGCTTGGGTATTAATTTTGTTTGCTAACTCTACTATTTGTTTTTCTAAACTATATTTCAAATCGTTTTGTTGCTGCTTTAAATCGTTTTGTTGCtgttctattttattttctaaatgATTTTGTTGTTGGTCTATtttgttttctaaataattttgttgttgttctattttattatctaaacagttttgtttttcttctaatataTCTATTTTATTAGTAATTCGACTTACCTCTAACTGAAAATGCTCGTGAATTTGGGACAAACTATTCATAATTTCTACCTCTGCTTGTCTACGCCTCTCCTCCTCTTCTTTTCTAAGCTTTTTATCttcctctttctcttcttgcctacgtttctcttcattttctttctcttcttgcctacgcttctcttcattttctttctcttcttgcctacgtttctcttcattttctttctcttcttgcctacgcttctcttcattttctttctcttcttgcctacgtttctcttcattttctttctcttcttgcctacgcttctcttcattttctttctcttcttgcctacgtttctcttcattttctttctcttcttgcctacgtttctcttcattttctttcatttttaaaaaccaTGCTGGTGGTCCGGATGTATCCATTTCCTTCTCAACTTTAGATGATCTGGTATTTACCATAAACAATTCTCAATATCTTCTTCAATATCTCTTAAATCCCACCGCTGTCACCAATGTTACAACTTTTTCAAAGTAACTTTATTCAAACTCAAATACAATATAAACTTTAACAAACTGACAACTGTCGACTACTAAATCTGAATTACAACTGAACCATAGAATGTcaaacacataatgtttatatagttttctgacgttctagatgtcaccagacatttctgggttattccatgacatccagaatattctcgtacgtgactacttcttctttcacgtcgagggactctttctatgtaggaacaatctacggaactgtcataacagtATTAAAGCAAAACCTTTCAATAGAGACCACCTTCGTGGAAAAAGAATTGGTCGCTAAAGGGAGTGGTCATTTAAGAGAGAACATAGGAAAGTTATAGCAATTGATCtgcattttatgttttttatttacaaactagctgacccggtgaacttcgttgcaccttagataatgtgtcataattagataatgtgtcataattttaaTTCTAGATCAACTGGTCGAACGCAATTACTAGAGgtcaataactcaaaatcaacTCCTTGAAAAtgaattgctcgaataaaaaagaaaattttatgttcaaatatttattcacaataatgaaaaatttgtaggtatataagagaggtacatttaataggacaaattatgtgatattccacgtatataatcacaGATATTAATTTGTGGTTCATAATATGTAATTGTTTGTTAAACGCAATAACCTATCAACACTATCTCTATATCTTCTATGACCATTTTGAGGTTGTTTGCCACTTTATGGATACTcgttctcagaggcatctttcagtgcatcacagtttttcgatttctttctaacgcattaagttggaagtgacagaaaaaagggtCCGTTCGTGATCACAGTttgttataacatttattctaattgttgatagatggcgctataa from Diabrotica virgifera virgifera chromosome 3, PGI_DIABVI_V3a harbors:
- the LOC126882774 gene encoding uncharacterized protein LOC126882774, which translates into the protein MVNTRSSKVEKEMDTSGPPAWFLKMKENEEKRRQEEKENEEKRRQEEKENEEKRRQEEKENEEKRRQEEKENEEKRRQEEKENEEKRRQEEKENEEKRRQEEKENEEKRRQEEKEEDKKLRKEEEERRRQAEVEIMNSLSQIHEHFQLELLMSNPNKQPFPLPSLIQA